The Cellulosimicrobium sp. ES-005 genome segment GCTGAGGCGTCGCCGTGGTGCGGGCCGCGTGAGTCCGCGACGTGCCGAGCGAGTCCGTGCCGTGCCGGGCCGCGTCGGCGCGCACGGGCCCGTGCGAGGGCGACGGCCCCGGCCGCGACGCAGAGAGGCCCGGACCCCCGCGGGGGTCCGGGCCTCTCAGTGGTCGCGGGCGGTCAGGCGCTGCGGCGCAGCTTGCCGGCGCGCAGCAGGCCGAGGCGCTCGTCGAGCAGCTCCTCGAGCTCGGAGATCGTGCGCCGCTCGAGCAGCATGTCCCAGTGGGTGCGGGCCGGCTTGCCGGCCTTGGGCTCGGGGCGCTCGGCGTCGCGCAGGAGCGCCTCGGCGCCGCAGCGGCACTCCCACACCGGGGGGACCTCGGCGTCGGTCGAGAACGGCAGGATGATGGTGTGCCCGTTGGGGCAGTCGTAGTGCGCCTGGAAGCGGGGGGCGAAGTCGACGCCCTCGTCCGACTCCATGCTCTTCGCACCGATGCTCATCCCGCGCAGCGAACGGTCGGCCATGGTGTCCTCCTGAGGGGTCTTCGGGGGTGGGTGGGCGCGCCCGGTGGGTGCGGGCAGCGGCCCGGTCTACGAGAGGCAACGCCTCACCGTCGGTCGGTGTTCCGGCACGCCGTGAAGGTCCGGTGAACGTCGCGGGGTGTGTCCACGGCCTGGCCGCCGCCCACGGCGTCGAGCCGGTCCGCCTCGGCGCGTCGCGGTCCCAGGCTCCCGGGTTTCGATGCCCGACGCAACTCGTCACGGTCGCCACGGCCCCCGACGTGCGCACGCTCACACCCGTGCCGGGAGGGCCCGGGAACAAACCCGGGGGACACCCGGTTGAGGCGCATGTACATGCAAACGCATCGACCTAGGACTCACGGGAGCACACCATGCAGTTCGGCATCTTCACCGTCGGCGACGTCACGACGGACCCCACGACGGGCCGGACCCCCGACGACACCGAGCGCGTGCGCTCGATGCTGACGATCGCGAAGCACGCGGACGAGGCGGGCCTGGACGTCTTCGCCACGGGCGAGCACCACAACCCGCCGTTCGTGCCGTCCTCGCCGACGACCATGCTCGGCTACCTCGCCGGTGTGACGAAGAACATCGTCCTGTCGACGTCCACGACCCTCATCACGACGAACGACCCCGTGCGCCTCGCGGAGGAGTACGCGATGCTCCAGGTCATCTCGGACGGCCGCATGGACCTCATGATGGGCCGCGGCAACACGGGCCCGGTGTACCCGTGGTTCGGTCAGGACATCCGCAACGGGATCCCGCTCGCGATCGAGAACTACGCGCTGCTGCGCCGCCTGTGGACCGAGGACGTCGTGGACTGGGAGGGCAAGTTCCGCACCCCGCTGCAGGGCTTCACCTCGACCCCGCGGCCGCTGGACGGCGTGCCGCCGTTCGTGTGGCACGGGTCGATCCGCAGCCCCGAGATCGCCGAGCAGGCCGCCTACTACGGCGACGGGTTCTTCCACAACAACATCTTCTGGCCCATCAGCCACACGAAGCAGATGGTGCAGTTCTACCGCCAGCGCTGGGAGCACCACGGCCACGGCCCCGCGGACACCGCGATCGTCGGGCTCGGCGGCCAGGTGTTCATGCGCAAGGACTCCCAGAAGGCGTGGGACGAGTTCCGGCCCTACTTCGACAACGCGCCCGTGTACGGGCACGGCCCGTCGATGGAGGACTTCACGCGCGAGACGCCGCTCACCGTCGGCTCCCCGCAGCAGGTCATCGACCGGTACGCCGCGATGCGCGAGCACGTGGGCGACTACCAGCGCCAGCTGTTCCTCATGGACCACGCCGGCCTGCCGCTCAAGACGGTGCTCGAGCAGATCGACCTCCTCGCGGGCGAGGTCGTGCCCGTGCTCCGCAAGGAGATGGAGGCCGCGCGCCCCGCGCACGTGCCGGCGAACCCGCCGAGCCACGCCGAGCGCGTCGCCGCCGCCAGGGCCTCCGGGACCGAGGGCGCCGCGCACGTCGGCGGCACCGAGGACCGCTGGACCGGGCGCACCGCCGAGGACGACCAGGAGCCGGCGAAGGCCGGCGCCGCGTTCGGCCTGTAGCCGGACCTCGCGGCCCGCGCCCACCCGGGCGCACGAGCCGCACGACCACCCGCCCGACGGAGTACGGTCGACAGGTGCCCCGCGCACCCGGGCGACCGCACCACCCGGCCCGGTGACGGGCCGCACCCGCACCGCACGCCAGACCTCAGGAGCACCGCATGACCGCCAGCACCCCCGCCCCGGACCGCCGCCTCGTCGTGGTGTCCGCCGGGCTGTCCAAGCCGTCCTCCACGCGCCTGCTCGCCGACCGGCTCGGCGAGGCCACGGTGCGCGAGCTGCAGGGTCTCGGCGTGAGCGCCGAGGTCGAGACCGTCGAGCTGCGCGACCACGCGCACGCCGTCGTGGACGCCATGCTCACCGGGTTCCCCACGGGCGACCTCGCCGGGGTCCTCGAGCGCCTCACCGCCGCCGACGGGATCGTCGTGACGACCCCGCTGTTCACGACCACGTACTCCGGGCTGCTCAAGTCGTTCGTCGACGTCCTCGACAAGGACTCGCTCACCGGCACGCCCGTCCTGCTCGGCGCGACCGGCGGCACCGCCCGCCACTCGCTCGCGCTCGAGTACTCCCTGCGCCCGCTGTTCACCTACCTGCGGGCCGACGTCGCCACGACGTCCGTGTTCGCCGCCACCGACGACTGGGCGGCCGCCGAGTCCGACTCCGGTGGCGGTCTGCCCGCCCGGATCGCGCGCGCGGGCCGCGAGCTCGCGGAGAAGGTCGCCCTGCGCAAGAACTCCGGGCCCGCCGACCCGTTCGCCGCCACGCCCGACTTCACGGCGCTCCTCGGCGGGCTCTGACCGCCCCCACGCTGCGCGCCCCCGGCCACCGGTGCTCCCGGCCGGGGGCGCGCTCATGTCTCCCTGACCTGCGGCGACACCACCCGAGGGGTTGCTCTCCGCAGGGGTCGCGCGGCAGGATCGGAGGACCGACGACGACGGGGGAGCACCATGAGCACGAGCGCGACCGAGGACCACGCCGGGCAGCACCCGGCAGGACCCGCCCCGGAGCCCGGTGCCGAGCCCGTCGCCCCCGTCACGGTCGCGGTCCCCGTCGTGGAGACCCTCGCGGCGCACGCGCACGGAACCACCCCCGCGGTCCCGCCCCGACGGCGGACCGTCGGCGTCGTCACGATCCCCGGCCGCGCGCCCGACACGTCGCGCTTCGCCGCCGCGCCCCGCTACCCGGCCATGTTCCACGTCGCGGGCGGCCGGCTCGTGTGGGACGGCGCACGGCTGCGCCTCGTCCGCGGCGACGACACCGTGCTCGAGCCCGCCGGGCGACCCGTCGTGACCGTCACCGGCGACGGGCCCACCGTCGTCGTGACCTGGCGGGACGAGCACCCCGGGGCCCGGACCACCCGCGCCGTCCTCCTCGACGGGTCGTCCGCCCGGTTCGCACGCTTCGCCCGCTCGCTCGCCGACACGCGCCCCGGGAGCATCGTCGTCGACGACCGGACCGTGCCCTCGCCGCGCGTACCGCGCCTGCACCCCGGCCAG includes the following:
- a CDS encoding RNA polymerase-binding protein RbpA, producing the protein MADRSLRGMSIGAKSMESDEGVDFAPRFQAHYDCPNGHTIILPFSTDAEVPPVWECRCGAEALLRDAERPEPKAGKPARTHWDMLLERRTISELEELLDERLGLLRAGKLRRSA
- a CDS encoding LLM class flavin-dependent oxidoreductase, which produces MQFGIFTVGDVTTDPTTGRTPDDTERVRSMLTIAKHADEAGLDVFATGEHHNPPFVPSSPTTMLGYLAGVTKNIVLSTSTTLITTNDPVRLAEEYAMLQVISDGRMDLMMGRGNTGPVYPWFGQDIRNGIPLAIENYALLRRLWTEDVVDWEGKFRTPLQGFTSTPRPLDGVPPFVWHGSIRSPEIAEQAAYYGDGFFHNNIFWPISHTKQMVQFYRQRWEHHGHGPADTAIVGLGGQVFMRKDSQKAWDEFRPYFDNAPVYGHGPSMEDFTRETPLTVGSPQQVIDRYAAMREHVGDYQRQLFLMDHAGLPLKTVLEQIDLLAGEVVPVLRKEMEAARPAHVPANPPSHAERVAAARASGTEGAAHVGGTEDRWTGRTAEDDQEPAKAGAAFGL
- a CDS encoding FMN reductase, whose amino-acid sequence is MTASTPAPDRRLVVVSAGLSKPSSTRLLADRLGEATVRELQGLGVSAEVETVELRDHAHAVVDAMLTGFPTGDLAGVLERLTAADGIVVTTPLFTTTYSGLLKSFVDVLDKDSLTGTPVLLGATGGTARHSLALEYSLRPLFTYLRADVATTSVFAATDDWAAAESDSGGGLPARIARAGRELAEKVALRKNSGPADPFAATPDFTALLGGL